A DNA window from Bacillus andreraoultii contains the following coding sequences:
- a CDS encoding AEC family transporter has translation MIQDIITTILDVIVPLSLPVIAGILLRKYRQIEIGSLLTLVLYYLTPVLIFDTLMKAKITYENVYLSLAYSLLNLALLWGVAVGVGRLFNMPSRDVAGLTLVSSFTNNVNYGIPLVLLAFGQFGLDQASVYIILQIIIMNTFGIYFAARSHFNFKNAVKSVFSLPAIYATILAVLFRGLHIPLPGGLDTGISMIADAYSPIVLAILGMQMVRVGMRRNGEKTEAAFWTGMAIRMFAAPLLSLFSLVILGIDGVLFSALFVLSCMPVAVNAGILAEKFNASPKLVTKCILWTTVLSFIYLPLIIVFVT, from the coding sequence GTGATTCAGGATATTATTACAACAATTTTAGATGTCATTGTCCCACTTTCTTTGCCAGTTATTGCCGGAATCCTATTAAGAAAGTATAGACAAATAGAAATCGGATCCCTTTTAACACTTGTACTCTATTACTTAACTCCAGTGCTTATTTTTGACACCTTGATGAAAGCAAAAATTACTTATGAGAATGTCTATTTGTCTTTAGCTTATTCCCTATTGAACCTTGCCCTATTATGGGGCGTCGCGGTTGGTGTTGGTAGGTTGTTTAACATGCCTTCTCGGGATGTTGCTGGGTTAACCCTCGTTTCTTCTTTTACAAATAATGTAAATTACGGTATCCCGCTTGTTTTACTAGCTTTTGGTCAGTTCGGATTAGATCAAGCAAGTGTATACATCATTTTACAAATTATCATTATGAATACATTTGGTATTTACTTTGCCGCGCGGTCTCATTTTAATTTTAAAAATGCGGTAAAGTCAGTATTTTCGTTACCAGCCATTTATGCGACGATATTGGCAGTATTGTTCCGAGGTCTTCATATTCCGTTGCCAGGAGGACTAGATACTGGAATCTCAATGATTGCCGATGCCTATTCCCCTATCGTTTTAGCTATTTTAGGAATGCAAATGGTTCGTGTCGGAATGAGAAGAAATGGAGAGAAAACAGAAGCGGCCTTTTGGACAGGTATGGCAATACGAATGTTTGCTGCACCTCTCCTCTCGTTATTCAGTTTAGTCATTTTAGGCATTGACGGTGTGTTATTTTCAGCTTTATTTGTATTGTCTTGCATGCCCGTTGCCGTGAATGCCGGGATACTAGCAGAAAAGTTCAACGCCTCACCGAAATTAGTTACGAAATGCATTTTATGGACAACCGTTCTTTCATTTATTTATTTGCCGCTGATTATAGTGTTCGTTACTTGA
- a CDS encoding signal peptidase I, giving the protein MKVVMRVGTSIIIIFLITVFLLLNLQLFFKEQFPSIFGLTPLNVLSGSMEPTFKVGDVLLIRKVPIHSIQHNDIITYKKDGKSLVTHRVVSIDNQGNERIFRTKGDANTGTDRQIVHSEQVIGKVIIIIPSLGLVSAYFTSFPGLISVVVLLFSITTIRKLRNHERTHNDQNKLS; this is encoded by the coding sequence ATGAAAGTAGTAATGAGAGTTGGAACCTCAATAATTATTATTTTTCTGATCACTGTATTTCTTTTATTAAACCTTCAACTTTTTTTCAAAGAACAATTCCCATCTATATTTGGATTAACGCCCTTAAATGTTTTATCTGGTAGTATGGAACCTACGTTTAAAGTTGGTGACGTTCTACTGATACGTAAAGTCCCTATTCATTCCATTCAACATAACGATATAATAACCTACAAAAAAGATGGAAAATCTCTGGTCACTCATCGTGTTGTTAGCATTGATAATCAGGGTAATGAACGGATCTTCCGAACGAAAGGTGATGCAAATACAGGCACTGATCGACAAATCGTCCACTCAGAACAAGTAATAGGGAAGGTAATAATAATCATTCCATCACTCGGATTGGTGTCAGCATATTTTACTAGCTTTCCAGGTTTAATTAGTGTTGTCGTTCTATTATTTTCAATTACTACCATTCGTAAGCTAAGAAATCATGAGCGGACGCATAATGACCAAAACAAACTTTCTTAG
- a CDS encoding YhcH/YjgK/YiaL family protein — translation MIIDRSTNQATYTHLNRNMEIIFDYIKNNNLAELSKGVHEIDGEHLYVVIQNYETKEESKGVWEAHQRYLDFHYLISGAEKIGYAPIDKMKESAMYNEKDDFALYTGEGNFVELSEGMFAIFYPQDVHMTSIQINGPQKVKKSCI, via the coding sequence ATGATTATAGACAGATCAACAAATCAAGCAACTTACACTCATTTAAACCGTAATATGGAAATTATTTTTGATTATATAAAAAATAATAATTTAGCAGAACTAAGTAAGGGTGTACATGAAATTGACGGGGAACATTTATATGTTGTTATTCAAAACTATGAAACAAAGGAAGAGTCGAAAGGGGTATGGGAAGCGCACCAACGCTATTTAGATTTTCATTATCTTATCTCTGGTGCCGAAAAGATTGGATATGCGCCAATTGATAAAATGAAAGAGTCAGCGATGTACAATGAAAAAGATGATTTTGCACTTTATACTGGAGAGGGGAATTTTGTTGAATTATCAGAAGGGATGTTTGCCATTTTTTATCCACAAGATGTGCACATGACCTCGATCCAGATTAACGGACCTCAAAAAGTGAAAAAAAGCTGTATTTAA
- the glsA gene encoding glutaminase A, producing MPCQKDQELKKHVEYAKQFTKEGKVATYIPELGKANPNDLSIAIHFPDGRCISAGDITKKFTLQSISKVVALAYVLMDRGFDYVFERVGMEPTGDPFNSIVRLETMDVAKPLNPMINAGALVVTHMIDGETVEERLQKLLTFTRELAGNEQIDFNPSVAASEFETANLNRALCYFLKQHQIITEDVETLIDLYTKQCAIEMNCLDLARIGLVFAMNGVDPETGKQIMPDGVARICKTFMVTCGMYNASGEFAIKIGIPAKSGVSGGIMGAVPGRLGIGIFGPALDEKGNSVAGMKLLEHLSKSYQLSMF from the coding sequence ATGCCTTGTCAAAAAGATCAAGAGTTAAAAAAACATGTTGAATATGCGAAACAATTTACAAAAGAAGGGAAAGTAGCAACCTATATTCCAGAATTAGGAAAAGCAAATCCGAATGATTTATCGATTGCCATTCATTTCCCTGATGGTAGGTGTATTTCAGCGGGTGATATTACGAAAAAATTTACTCTCCAAAGTATTTCAAAAGTGGTTGCTTTAGCCTACGTACTTATGGATAGAGGCTTTGATTATGTATTTGAACGGGTTGGAATGGAACCAACAGGCGATCCTTTCAACTCTATTGTCAGGTTAGAAACAATGGATGTCGCAAAGCCATTAAACCCAATGATTAATGCTGGTGCTCTCGTTGTCACGCATATGATTGATGGGGAGACCGTCGAGGAGCGACTACAAAAATTATTAACTTTTACTCGTGAACTTGCTGGTAATGAGCAAATCGATTTTAACCCAAGTGTTGCTGCGTCTGAATTTGAAACAGCAAACTTAAATCGCGCTCTTTGTTACTTCCTCAAGCAACATCAAATAATTACGGAAGATGTAGAAACGTTAATTGATTTATACACGAAACAATGTGCGATTGAAATGAATTGTTTAGATTTAGCTCGAATCGGCTTAGTTTTTGCAATGAATGGTGTCGATCCGGAAACTGGAAAGCAAATTATGCCGGATGGGGTTGCTAGAATATGCAAAACGTTTATGGTCACTTGTGGAATGTACAATGCATCTGGAGAGTTCGCCATTAAAATAGGTATACCTGCGAAAAGTGGTGTGTCAGGTGGGATTATGGGAGCTGTTCCAGGAAGACTTGGGATTGGTATTTTCGGGCCAGCCCTTGATGAAAAGGGAAATAGTGTAGCTGGTATGAAACTTCTTGAGCATCTGTCAAAGAGTTACCAACTCAGTATGTTTTAA
- a CDS encoding DUF6254 family protein yields MTWSKQTKERMWRARKNQNNPHGKIKSLDQLAEEAGKEGKK; encoded by the coding sequence ATGACTTGGTCAAAACAGACAAAAGAACGAATGTGGCGAGCGCGTAAAAATCAAAATAACCCACATGGAAAAATTAAATCTCTGGACCAACTTGCAGAAGAGGCAGGAAAAGAAGGAAAAAAATAA
- a CDS encoding dicarboxylate/amino acid:cation symporter yields the protein MSLSKKILLGMGLGVLVGLLFNFALPNAFDIVNNYIFIPVGKIFLNLIKMLVVPIVLVSLILGTAGVSDPKKLGRIGLKTVSFFLITTALAIVLALGTALIVKPGIGDYQLDGADYEATEAPPVIETLLNIIPTNPINAMVQENMLQIIAFAIFIGFAMARLGTKVDGLLKLVEQANNVLMYLVNMVMKFAPYGAFALIATAIGGQGFSAIAAMSKYLFVVLFVLLIHFVFVYGSALKFLGKMSLITFIKGFSPAMIVAFSTSSSNATLPVSMDAAQKNLGVSKTVSGFVQPLGATINMDGTAIMQGVATVFIAQVVAQDLTLSQLITVLLTATLASIGTAGVPGVGLIMLSMVLTSVGLPVEAIALVLGVDRLIDMFRTTVNITGDAVCAVIVDRSEGNNDLDDLERS from the coding sequence TTGTCACTTTCTAAAAAAATTTTACTCGGTATGGGTTTGGGGGTACTTGTAGGTTTACTATTTAATTTTGCACTTCCGAATGCATTTGACATCGTGAATAATTATATTTTTATACCAGTAGGAAAAATCTTTTTAAACTTAATTAAAATGCTTGTCGTACCAATTGTACTCGTTTCCTTAATATTAGGGACAGCAGGGGTTAGTGATCCGAAGAAACTTGGTCGTATTGGTTTGAAAACGGTTTCCTTTTTTCTTATTACTACTGCCTTAGCAATTGTACTCGCACTTGGGACGGCATTAATTGTTAAGCCGGGAATAGGTGATTATCAACTAGATGGAGCAGATTATGAAGCAACGGAAGCCCCACCTGTCATTGAAACGTTACTCAATATCATCCCGACAAATCCAATCAATGCAATGGTTCAGGAAAATATGTTACAAATTATTGCATTTGCCATTTTTATCGGATTCGCAATGGCTCGGTTAGGAACAAAAGTTGATGGCTTATTGAAGCTCGTTGAACAGGCAAACAATGTGTTAATGTATCTTGTCAATATGGTTATGAAATTTGCCCCATATGGAGCGTTCGCGTTAATTGCAACAGCTATTGGCGGACAAGGTTTTAGTGCGATTGCTGCGATGAGTAAGTATTTATTTGTCGTCTTATTTGTATTACTCATACATTTCGTTTTTGTGTATGGTTCTGCATTGAAGTTTTTAGGGAAAATGAGTCTAATTACGTTTATCAAAGGATTTTCCCCCGCAATGATTGTTGCCTTCAGTACCTCTAGTAGTAATGCGACTTTACCAGTTTCAATGGATGCCGCTCAGAAAAATTTAGGTGTATCAAAGACGGTTAGTGGTTTTGTTCAACCATTAGGTGCAACAATAAATATGGATGGAACAGCAATTATGCAAGGTGTTGCAACAGTGTTCATAGCGCAAGTTGTAGCACAAGATTTAACATTGAGTCAATTGATAACCGTTTTGTTAACAGCAACACTTGCTAGTATTGGAACAGCTGGCGTACCAGGAGTAGGATTAATTATGCTATCAATGGTATTAACATCTGTTGGGCTTCCAGTTGAGGCAATAGCATTAGTCCTTGGCGTTGACCGTTTAATTGATATGTTTCGAACAACGGTGAATATTACAGGGGATGCTGTCTGTGCGGTCATCGTTGATCGGTCAGAAGGGAATAATGATCTTGATGATTTAGAAAGGAGTTAG
- the gloA2 gene encoding SMU1112c/YaeR family gloxylase I-like metalloprotein, with translation MKLEFIHHVAIICSNYERSKKFYTEILGLPIIQETYRKERDSYKLDLAVGAQSQIELFSFPTPPPRPSYPEATGLRHLAFAVSSVEETKKELESNDIAVEPVRIDELTGKRYTFFNDPDGLPIEIYEL, from the coding sequence TTGAAACTTGAATTCATTCATCACGTTGCAATCATTTGTTCCAATTATGAAAGGTCGAAAAAATTCTATACAGAAATTCTTGGTTTACCAATTATTCAAGAAACATATCGAAAGGAAAGAGATTCTTATAAACTAGATTTAGCAGTGGGAGCGCAAAGTCAAATTGAGCTTTTTTCATTTCCTACGCCACCACCAAGACCAAGCTATCCCGAAGCTACTGGTCTTAGACATCTAGCGTTTGCCGTGTCCTCAGTTGAAGAGACGAAAAAAGAATTGGAGTCCAATGATATTGCAGTTGAGCCAGTACGAATTGATGAATTAACGGGTAAACGATATACATTTTTCAATGACCCAGATGGCTTACCAATTGAAATTTATGAATTATAA
- a CDS encoding MFS transporter, with amino-acid sequence MNDLLNKRWIFVLTIGLGTLLNPLNSSMISVALTRIQKDFGLTFADASWLISIFYLASSVGQPVMGKLSDMFGPKRLFLSGLILVTLACLLAPFSPNLPFLLGCRALQAIGSSTLFPSGMSMIRTLITDGQAKAIATLSIFSTTSAAFGPSIGGFLIDTWNWPSIFFVNFPFILLSFVLAIFVLPNTKQGKVELHRIDFIGITLFILCIVGLILFLLSIEKHIHWSALILFIGAGIGFYHYEMKRKEPFIDIDSLKANRNVTFIYLQFMSINLVYYCYFFGFPTFLQQVQYYSAKDTGLIMLALAGFSVLVAPVAGRIIERFGSKPALIIGGICLFVGTALLLTLHGNSPLLWLLTIMAILGMSNGFNNISMQTALYEQTRPEDTGSASGLFQTSRYIGSILSSCLLGIVFNRHLDVIHLHYVAIVCLIFCAVVIGFSIKIPGKSTQHS; translated from the coding sequence ATGAACGATTTATTAAATAAACGTTGGATTTTTGTATTAACGATTGGTCTTGGTACTTTATTAAACCCATTAAATTCTTCAATGATATCTGTTGCCTTAACGCGTATCCAAAAAGACTTTGGATTAACATTTGCCGATGCTTCATGGTTAATCTCTATTTTTTATTTGGCAAGTTCGGTTGGTCAACCTGTTATGGGAAAATTAAGCGATATGTTTGGACCGAAAAGACTGTTTCTATCTGGTCTTATTTTAGTTACACTTGCTTGTCTACTCGCTCCTTTTTCACCTAACCTTCCTTTTCTACTCGGTTGCCGCGCACTGCAGGCGATTGGAAGTTCAACTTTATTTCCAAGTGGAATGAGTATGATTCGTACACTGATTACAGACGGGCAAGCAAAAGCAATCGCAACATTATCTATATTTTCTACTACATCAGCAGCTTTTGGACCTTCGATTGGTGGGTTTTTAATTGATACGTGGAACTGGCCCTCAATTTTTTTCGTGAATTTTCCGTTTATCCTGCTTTCTTTTGTACTTGCCATTTTTGTTCTACCAAATACAAAACAAGGCAAAGTAGAATTACATCGAATTGATTTCATTGGCATTACATTGTTTATTTTGTGTATCGTTGGACTAATTCTTTTCCTACTTTCCATTGAAAAGCATATTCATTGGTCTGCACTTATTTTATTTATTGGAGCAGGAATCGGCTTTTATCATTATGAAATGAAACGGAAAGAACCATTTATTGATATTGATTCATTGAAGGCAAATCGCAATGTTACATTCATCTATTTACAGTTTATGAGTATTAATCTTGTTTACTATTGTTATTTTTTCGGATTCCCAACATTTCTACAACAAGTTCAGTATTATAGCGCAAAAGATACAGGGTTAATCATGCTTGCATTAGCTGGCTTTAGTGTACTTGTCGCGCCAGTAGCAGGACGGATTATCGAGCGTTTCGGTTCTAAACCAGCATTAATAATCGGCGGAATATGCCTATTTGTTGGTACCGCATTATTATTAACTCTGCACGGTAATTCTCCTCTTCTTTGGCTACTTACAATTATGGCGATTCTTGGGATGAGTAACGGATTTAACAATATATCTATGCAGACAGCACTCTATGAACAAACAAGACCAGAAGATACCGGTTCTGCATCAGGTCTATTTCAAACAAGTCGTTACATTGGTTCCATTCTATCTTCTTGTTTATTAGGAATTGTTTTTAATCGGCATTTAGACGTCATCCACCTTCATTATGTCGCGATAGTTTGTTTAATCTTTTGCGCTGTTGTTATTGGATTTTCGATAAAAATACCGGGAAAATCAACTCAACATAGTTAA
- a CDS encoding diguanylate cyclase domain-containing protein, which produces MKRKKQQQTDEERYRQLVEHVSDWIWEVDENGVYTYASPQIKDILGFSPNEVIGKTPFDLMSADEAKRVKPIFDKLLSKNLPIKSLENLNIHRDGREVILETSGSPIINKEGKCIGYRGVDRDITARKIAERRNQQLLDIIDASPDFIATADINGDTKYINPAGRRMLGLRGNERISIAAAHLQPYQDTILHIGIPTAIQQGVWKSETMIFSQDGIEIPVSQIIVAHKSETGDVQFLSTIARDITERKELEKIIDRQANYDTLTDLPNRRFFQNKLSSIFEASIPGQKVAILFIDLDNFKNINDTYGHRIGDQLLQLTAARLSDCVRKHDFICRFGGDEFIILLESIKDESEIEHVAKRIIQEFHQPFLIDGLTIEATGSIGISIYPNHGQDEETLVKKADQAMYIIKRQGKDNYQVNKE; this is translated from the coding sequence ATGAAAAGAAAAAAGCAACAACAAACAGATGAGGAACGATATCGACAACTAGTTGAACATGTTAGTGACTGGATATGGGAAGTGGATGAAAATGGCGTATACACGTATGCCAGTCCACAAATTAAGGATATTCTTGGTTTCTCACCTAATGAAGTTATTGGAAAAACACCATTTGATTTAATGTCTGCTGATGAAGCAAAACGAGTAAAACCAATTTTCGACAAACTTTTATCAAAAAATTTGCCAATTAAAAGCTTAGAAAATTTAAACATACATCGTGACGGCCGTGAAGTAATTCTTGAAACAAGTGGGTCGCCGATTATTAATAAAGAAGGAAAATGTATAGGTTATCGTGGGGTTGATCGCGACATCACTGCTAGGAAAATTGCTGAAAGGCGAAATCAACAATTACTAGATATTATTGATGCATCCCCTGACTTTATTGCAACTGCAGATATAAACGGAGACACTAAGTATATAAATCCAGCTGGTAGGCGAATGCTTGGATTAAGAGGAAATGAGCGTATCTCTATTGCAGCCGCACATCTTCAGCCTTATCAAGATACAATTTTACACATTGGTATTCCTACAGCTATCCAACAAGGTGTTTGGAAAAGCGAAACGATGATTTTTAGCCAAGACGGCATTGAAATACCTGTTTCCCAAATCATTGTTGCTCATAAATCAGAAACCGGTGATGTTCAATTTCTTTCTACGATTGCTAGAGACATTACAGAAAGAAAAGAACTTGAAAAAATTATTGACCGTCAAGCAAATTATGATACATTAACTGATTTGCCTAACAGACGCTTTTTTCAAAATAAATTATCCTCTATCTTTGAAGCCTCTATTCCAGGTCAAAAAGTGGCTATACTTTTTATTGATTTAGATAATTTTAAAAATATTAATGATACATATGGTCATCGAATAGGTGATCAATTATTACAATTAACTGCTGCCCGGCTTAGTGATTGTGTTCGTAAGCATGATTTTATTTGTCGCTTCGGTGGGGATGAATTTATCATTCTTCTAGAAAGCATTAAAGATGAATCAGAGATTGAACATGTAGCAAAAAGAATCATTCAGGAGTTTCATCAGCCATTTCTCATTGACGGGTTAACAATTGAAGCAACTGGAAGTATTGGGATTAGCATTTATCCGAATCATGGACAAGATGAAGAAACGTTAGTTAAAAAAGCGGATCAAGCGATGTACATAATAAAGAGGCAAGGAAAAGATAATTATCAAGTAAATAAAGAGTAA
- a CDS encoding catalase yields the protein MKKPTNEKQKQLDKFRVQNTGPGKKMTDDYGTKVSNDTSTLRAGRRGPLLFQDFHFYKKQSHFNRERIPEKVVHARGFGVHGEFETYKSMRHVTKMHFLQEAGQKTPVFVRFSNFTGNKGSKDTAVDIRGFAVKFYTKEGNYDSLSLQFPVFILADAMKFMDLTHAAKQNPKTDVPQATTAHDNFWDYVANNQESAHMVMWLMSMRGRPRSWRMMAGWPINTFRFINEEGKSTFVRFKWEPRLGVHSLLLDEANIIGGVDPDYHRNDIIEAIVKGAYPEYDLGVQLIAEEDEFNYDFDILDDTKLWPEEVVPIQYIGKMTLNRLVENFFAEEEQSAFDPANLVPGIDFTNDPTLQGRAFAYRDTELYRHHSANFEDLPVNRPIAKTNFNLRDGRMRYRIDVDNVHYHNNSLAGNTPAEASFEEGGYVNYPGPVEGHNTRELPSESFYDFFSHARIFWNSLSTVEKQDLIETFSFHLGRVHSKSVRQQNVEMFANVDTEMASIIADNIGVERPKTSHVQENRSYPSLSQLNTTHSAYTRRVGVLIDNDFNGSEVKSTLQILQQNGVFLDIISEKLGTVTSRDGVTLEVNKTFFTTYPWLYDSIYVVGGNADNQAKFDQDIRYFINETYKYYKPIGIATTAQAYLRRSEKNNMAGVVFAANNPDFGKDFVAAIAKERFWNRT from the coding sequence ATTAAAAAACCGACAAATGAAAAACAAAAACAATTAGATAAATTTCGTGTGCAAAATACAGGTCCAGGTAAGAAGATGACAGATGACTATGGGACCAAAGTGTCAAATGATACGTCAACACTTAGAGCAGGTAGACGCGGTCCACTTTTATTTCAAGACTTTCATTTTTATAAGAAACAATCTCATTTTAATCGAGAGCGAATACCTGAAAAAGTCGTTCATGCGCGTGGGTTCGGGGTTCATGGTGAATTTGAGACGTACAAATCAATGCGGCATGTTACAAAAATGCACTTTCTACAAGAAGCGGGGCAGAAAACGCCAGTATTTGTTCGTTTTTCTAATTTTACAGGAAATAAAGGTTCTAAAGATACAGCGGTTGATATACGTGGTTTTGCAGTAAAGTTTTATACAAAGGAAGGGAACTATGATTCGTTATCACTACAATTTCCCGTTTTTATTTTAGCAGATGCGATGAAATTTATGGATTTGACTCATGCCGCAAAACAAAACCCAAAAACAGACGTACCACAAGCGACTACGGCTCATGATAATTTCTGGGATTATGTCGCAAATAACCAGGAATCCGCACATATGGTTATGTGGTTAATGTCCATGCGGGGTCGTCCGAGAAGTTGGCGGATGATGGCAGGGTGGCCGATTAATACATTCCGCTTTATTAATGAAGAAGGAAAGTCGACGTTTGTCCGTTTTAAATGGGAACCAAGATTGGGTGTTCACTCGTTACTTTTAGATGAGGCAAATATTATTGGTGGTGTTGACCCAGATTATCATCGCAACGATATTATTGAAGCCATCGTAAAAGGGGCATACCCAGAATATGATTTAGGAGTACAGTTAATCGCTGAAGAAGATGAATTTAATTATGATTTTGATATATTAGATGACACAAAATTATGGCCGGAAGAAGTTGTTCCAATTCAATATATCGGGAAAATGACGTTAAACCGACTTGTTGAAAATTTCTTTGCTGAAGAAGAACAGTCAGCTTTTGATCCAGCGAATCTTGTTCCTGGAATTGATTTTACAAATGATCCAACATTACAAGGGAGAGCATTTGCTTATCGTGATACGGAACTTTATCGTCATCATTCCGCAAACTTCGAGGATCTCCCAGTTAATCGGCCCATTGCCAAAACAAACTTCAATCTCCGAGACGGGCGGATGAGGTACCGCATTGATGTTGACAATGTTCATTATCATAATAATTCATTAGCTGGCAATACACCGGCTGAAGCCTCATTTGAAGAAGGCGGGTATGTCAACTATCCCGGACCAGTAGAAGGTCACAATACGAGGGAACTACCAAGTGAGTCCTTTTATGATTTCTTCTCTCACGCTAGGATTTTCTGGAATAGTCTCTCAACAGTAGAAAAGCAAGATTTAATAGAAACATTTAGTTTCCACCTTGGCCGCGTCCATAGTAAATCTGTTAGACAGCAGAATGTGGAGATGTTTGCAAATGTTGATACAGAAATGGCGAGCATTATTGCCGATAATATAGGGGTGGAGCGACCGAAAACTTCACATGTTCAAGAAAATAGAAGCTATCCATCTTTAAGTCAATTAAATACGACTCATTCCGCATACACACGGAGAGTCGGTGTACTCATTGATAATGACTTTAACGGATCTGAAGTTAAGAGTACCCTTCAAATTTTACAGCAAAATGGAGTTTTTCTCGATATTATTAGTGAAAAACTTGGTACTGTTACTTCTAGGGATGGCGTCACGTTAGAAGTAAATAAAACATTTTTTACTACCTACCCTTGGCTTTATGACTCGATTTACGTCGTTGGTGGAAATGCAGATAATCAAGCAAAATTTGACCAAGATATAAGATACTTTATTAATGAAACATATAAATACTATAAACCGATTGGTATCGCTACAACGGCTCAGGCTTATTTAAGAAGGTCAGAAAAAAACAATATGGCTGGCGTTGTATTTGCTGCGAACAATCCAGACTTTGGCAAAGATTTTGTTGCAGCTATAGCAAAGGAACGTTTTTGGAATCGAACTTAA
- a CDS encoding YuzL family protein has translation MAKRKADPSTIGLNSSQTEGQGTTTEETGRQKVDSSRKKNKRY, from the coding sequence ATGGCAAAAAGAAAAGCTGATCCATCAACTATTGGATTAAATTCCTCGCAAACTGAAGGACAAGGGACAACAACAGAAGAAACAGGAAGGCAAAAAGTAGATTCATCTAGAAAAAAGAATAAACGGTACTAA